A window of Streptomyces broussonetiae genomic DNA:
CCCACTCCAACGGTGTCACGTCGGGACGCCCCCATCGTCCTCCTGCCGTACTCGTCTTGTCCGGCACTTGGCCTCTCTTGACGGCGACCGTCCACCCCCCTACATTGCTTCCAGATAGTAGAAGTTAATTTCCGCAATACGGAAGTGGTGCGGAAGTCCTCACTCTGGAGACTGTGCTCACCGCGGGGCGCGACGGGAGTACGCATCCGACAGCCGAAGCAGGAGTACTCGATGGCTCGTATGACCGCTGCCCGAGCGGCAGTTGAGATCCTCAAGCTCGAGGGCGTCACCGACGCCTTCGGTGTGCCGGGCGCGGCGATCAACCCCTTCTACAAGGCACTCAAGGAGGGCGGCGGCATCAGCCACACCCTCGCCCGCCACGTCGAGGGCGCCTCCCACATGGCCGAGGGCTACACCCGTACCAAGCCGGGCAACATCGGCGTCTGCATCGGCACCTCCGGCCCGGCCGGCACCGACATGATCACCGGCCTGTACTCGGCCATCGGCGACTCCATCCCGATCCTGTGCATCACGGGCCAGGCGCCCACCAACGTGATCCACAAGGAGGACTTCCAGGCCGTCGACATCGCCTCGATCGCCAAGCCGGTCACCAAGATGGCGGTCACCGTCCTGGAGGCCGCCCAGGTCCCCGGCGTCTTCCAGCAGGCCTTCCACCTGATGCGTTCCGGCCGTCCGGGCCCGGTCCTGATCGACCTGCCGATCGACGTGCAGCTCACCGAGATCGAGTTCGACCCGGAGACGTACGAGCCGCTGTCCGTCTACAAGCCGTCCGCGACCCGCGCCCAGATCGAGAAGGCGATCTCCTTCCTGCTGGCCTCCGAGCGCCCGGTCATCGTCGCCGGCGGCGGCATCATCGGTGCCGACGCCTCCGAGCTGCTGGTGGAGTTCGCCGAGCTGACCCAGACCCCGGTCATCCCGACCCTGATGGGCTGGGGCGCGCTGGCCGACGACCACGAGCTGAACGCCGGCATGGTGGGCGTGCAGACCTCGCACCGGTACGGCAACGCCAACTTCCTGGAGTCGGACTTCGTCCTCGGCATCGGCAACCGCTGGGCCAACCGCCACACCGGCTACAAGCTCGACGTCTACCGCGGCGAGCGCAAGTTCGTCCACGTCGACATCGAGCCCACCCAGATCGGCAAGATCTTCCCGCCGGACTACGGCGTCGTCTCCGACGCCAAGGTCGCCCTGGAGCTGTTCATCGAGGTGGCGAAGGAGCTGAAGGCCGCGGGCAGGCTCCCCGACCGTGCCGACTGGGTCGCCTCCACCCAGGAGCGCAAGGCCTCCCTACTGCGCCGGACGCACTTCGACAACGTGCCGATGAAGCCCCAGCGCGTGTACGAGGAGATGAACAAGGCCTTCGGCCCGGACACCCGGTACGTCACCACCATCGGCCTCTCCCAGATCGCCGGCGCGCAGATGCTGCACGTCTACAAGCCGCGCCACTGGATCAACTGCGGCCAGGCCGGCCCGCTCGGCTGGACCATCCCGGCCGCGATCGGTGTCGCCAAGGCCGACCCGGAGTCCCCGGTCGTCGCGCTCTCCGGCGACTACGACTTCCAGTTCCTGATCGAGGAGCTGGCGGTCGCCGCCCAGCACAGGATCCCCTACGTCCACGTCCTGGTGAACAACGCCTACCTGGGCCTGATCCGGCAGGCGCAGATCGGCCTGGACATCAACTTCCAGGTCAACCTGGAGTTCGAGAACATCAACGCGCCGGAGCTGGGCGTCTACGGCGTGGACCACGTCAAGGTCGCCGAGGGCCTGGGCTGCAAGGCGATCCGGGTCACCGAGCCGGGGCAGCTGGGCGCGGCCTTCGAGCAGGCCAAGAAGCTGGCTGCCGAGTACCGGGTGCCGGTCGTCGTCGAGGCGATCCTGGAGCGGATCACCAACATCTCGATGAGCCGCACCATGGACATCAGCGACATCTCCGAGTTCGAGGACCTGGCCACCGAGCCGGGCCACGCACCGACGTCGATCAAGCCGCTGAAGGTCTGACGGCCGGAGCACCACGAGCCGAGGGCGGCCTGTCCGGAGGGACGGGCCGCCCTCAGGCGTTCCCGCGTGCGCGGACCGTTCCCGCGTGCGCAGACGTTCGTTCCCGTGGGGAACGGCCTGCGGTCCTCCGCGGCCCTGTGGTCCTCCGTGGCCCTGTGGTCCTCCGCGGCCCTGTGGTCCTTCGCGGCCCTGCGGGCCGCCGCAGGGCGCCCGGCAGCCGCCGGCGGCCGGGCCGTACCCGGTGCCGGTGTCACACCTCGTGCTCCGACAGACCCGGCCAGTCGTCCGGGCCGCCGCCCTGCCACTCGATCAGGTCGCTTTCCTCCACCTCGATGCGGTCCAGGTCGGCCAGTCGCAGGATCTCCACGACATCGTCCAGGTGGGAGGCGATCCCCAGGGTCACATCGCCCTCGGTGACCCGCCGGGAACCGTCCAGGGCCGGGGAGTGGACCACGATGTGCGGGTACTGCGTCGGATTGCCCATGCCCTCAGCGTGCTGCGGATGCGCCCGGCGCGCACGCCGAGGCTTGAGGGGCCGCAAGGGGCGCGAGAGCAAGGCGGCGCCCCCCTGGACCGGCTGATCCAGGGGGGCGCTGCTGCGGTGTGATGGCCGTCCGACGGCGCGAGGCTGGGCGCGACAGGTCGTTCGCGCCGCCGGACGGGGCTGGTGGGGACCCCTTGCACGGGGTCCGGGTGGGACCGCGGCGGCTGCGACGGAACCGGGTCCCCCTTCCCTCAGGTCGAGAAAGGGGACGCGGTCCTTCACCACCGCACTGGCTCGCACACCGCCGCGGTCCTCGCCCTGCCCGCGCCCTCCGCCCGGCGGCCACCCCTCATCCGGGCCGTCCGGCGTGCTGCGCGGGCCGCGTACGCAGTTCCTGACCTCCCGTCAGACTCCGTACGCCGCTCGGGCGTTGCCGACCTTCGGGGGTCGGCACTCAGTCGCTGGCCGTCAGTCCTCGCGCAGGGCGCGGACCGCCTCCTCCACGCGCTTGCCGTACTCCGGGTCGGCGGCGTGGAAGTGGGCCAGGTTCTTCTCGATCACGTCGTCGCGGGAGACCTGCGACAGGCCGCCGGCGATGTTCGCGACGAGGCGGGACTTCTCCTCCTGCGACATCAGGCGGTACAGCTCGCCCGCCTGGAAGAAGGCGTCGTCCTTGGTGTGCAGGGGGGCCTCGTGGGTGCCCGTGTGGCCGGAGACGGCCAGCGGGGCCGACAGCGGACGGCCGGTCTCCGCCGGGCCGTCGTAGGAGTTCGGCTCGTAGTTCTTGGCGCCGCGGCCCTGGCCGTTGGCCGCCATGAAGCCGTCGCGGCCGTAGTTCTGGGCGCCGCCCGGGACCGCCTTGGGGGCGTTCACGGCGAGCTGGGTGTGGTTGACGCCCAGGCGGTAGCGGTGCGCGTCCGCGTAGGCGAACAGGCGGCCCTGGAGCATCTTGTCGGGGGAGGGGCCGATGCCCGGAACGAAGTTGTTCGGGGAGAATGCGGCCTGCTCGACCTCGGCGAAGACGTTGTCCGGGTTGCGGTCGAGGACCAGGCGGCCCACGCGCTGCAGCGGGTAGTCCTTGTGCGGCCAGACCTTGGTCAGGTCGAACGGGTTGAAGCGGTAGTCCGCCGCCTCGGCCGCCGGCATGATCTGGACGTACAGGGTCCAGGACGGGTGCACCCCGCGCTCGATGGCCTGCAGCAGGTCCGTCTGGTGGGAGTTGGGGTCCTTGCCGGCCTGCTCCGCTGCCTGGTCGCTGCTCAGGCAGCGGATGCCCTGGTTCGTCTTGAAGTGGTACTTGACGAAGAAGGCCTCGCCCTGGGCGTTCGTCCACTGGTAGGTGTGCGAGCCGTAGCCGTTCATGTGGCGGTACGACGCCGGGATGCCGCGGTCGCCCATCAGCCAGGTCACCTGGTGCGTGGCCTCGGGGGCGTGCGCCCAGAAGTCCCAGACGTTGTCCGGCTCCTGCTTGCCCGTGAACGGGTCGCGCTTCTGCGAGTGGATGAAGTCGGGGAACTTGATCGGGTCCTTGATGAAGAACACCGGGGTGTTGTTGCCGACGAGGTCGTAGTTGCCCTCCTCGGTGTAGAACTTCACGGCGAAGCCGCGCGGGTCACGGACGGCGTCGGCGCCGCCGAGGGAGTCCGCGACGGTCGAGAAGCGCAGGAACACCTCGGTGCGCTTGCCGATCTCGCTCAGGAAGCCGGCGTGGGTGTAGCCGGTGACGTCGTCGGTCACCTCGAAGTGGCCGTACGCGCCGGAACCACGGGCGTGCACCACGCGCTCCGGGATGCGCTCGCGGTTGAAGCGCGCGAGCTTCTCCAGGAGGTGCTGGTCCTGGAGCAGGAGCGGGCCGCCGACGCCGGCGGATGCGGAGTTCTGGTTGTCGGCGACAGGGGCGCCGGACTCTGTCGTGAGCACGCGCTTCGACATCGTGGACCTTCCGTACGAGTGGCAGCGGAAACCTGTTTCCGCTTTGTGGAGCCTAAGTTCGGGCCTTCCGGGCGTCAACAGTTTGTTGAAGTCCGGGGCGGAGGGAGGTGTTCCGGGCCGCGGCGGCGCCTGGGCGCGACAGGACAGGTGTCAGCGCCGCCGCGGCCCGGAAGTCTCAGGGAGTCAGACCTGGGCGCCGGACAGGCGCTCCACGGCCCGCAGCAGGGCCGAGTGGTCCAGGCCGCCGTCGCCCTGGGCGCGCAGCGAGGCCACCAGCTGGGCCACCACGGCGCCGACCGGCAGCGCGGCGCCGACGTTGCGGGCGGCGTCGGTGACGATGCCCATGTCCTTGTGGTGCAGGTCGATGCGGAAGCCCGGCTTGAAGTCGCGGTTCAGGAAGTTGTCCTTCTTGCGCGTCAGCACGGTCGAGCCCGCGAGACCGCCGTTGAGGACGTCCAGCGCGGCCACCAGGTTCACACCCGACTTCTCCAGGAAGACCACGGCCTCGGCGCACGCCTGGATGTTCACGGCGACGATCAGCTGGTTGGCCGCCTTCACGGTCTGGCCGGAGCCGTGCGGGCCGCACAGCACGATGGTCTTGCCGAGGGCCTCGAAGATCGGCTTGGCGATGTCGAAGTCGGCCTGCTCGCCGCCGACCATGATCGACAGTACGGCCTCGATGGCGCCGGCCTCACCGCCGGACACCGGGGCGTCGAGCACCCGGATGCCCTTGTCCTTGGCCGCGGCGGCCAGGTCGACCGAGGTCTGCGGGGTGATCGAGGACATGTCGATCAGCAGGGCGCCCTGCCGCGCGTTCTCCAGGATGCCCTCGGGGCCGTAGGAGATGGCCTCGACGTGCGGGGACGCGGGCACCATCGTGATGATCACGTCGGCATCGCGCACGGCCTCGGCGATCGAGGGGGCGGCCGCGCCGCCGGCGGCGGCCAGGCGGTCCAGCTTGTCCTGCTCCAGCGTGAAGCCCGTGACGTCGTAACCCGCCTTGATCAGGTTCTCGGACATGGGGGAGCCCATGATGCCGAGGCCGATCCAGGCGATCTTGGGAAGGTTGCTCATGATGGGGGTGCCTCTCTCAACTGCTCTGCGAAGACGGGGGGTTCAGCGTGCGGCGCGCACTTCGCGCGGGAGCCACTCGAAGGACTCGGCGCTCGGGCGGTCGCCGGCCTTGTACTCCAGGCCCACCCAGCCGTCGTAACCGGCCTTCCCGAGCTGGTCGAGCAGCTCCGCCAGGGGGAGCGAGCCCGTGCCGGGGGCGCCGCGGCCGGGGTTGTCGGCGATCTGCACATGGCCGGTCTTCGCTGCGTACTGCTCGATGACCGACGGCAGGTCCTCGCCGTTCATGGACAGGTGGTACAGGTCCATGAGGAACTTGGCGTTCCCGAGGCCCGTCGCCTCGTTGACCTTGTCCACGATCCCGATGGCGGCGGGCGCGCTCACCAGCGGGTACAGCGGCGACTCGGGCTCGTTCAGCGCCTCGACCAGCAGGATCGCGCCGATCCGGTCGGCCGCCCGGGCCGCGAGGACCAGGTTCTGCAGGGCGAGCGCGTCCTGCTCGGCCGGGTCCACGCCCTCGACGCGGTTGCCGTACAGGGCGTTGAGTGCCGTGCAGCCGAGGGAGGCGGCGAAGTCGGCGGCCACGTCGATGTTGGCGCGGAACCTCTCCGACTCCTCGCCCGGAACCGACAGGGCGCCGCGGTCCGGGCCCGGCAGCTGTCCGGCGTAGAAGTTCAGCCCCGTGAGCCGGACGCCCGCGTCCTCGATCGCCTTCTTCAGGGCGTCCAGCTCGGACTGCTCGGGGGTGGGGGAGTCGACCCAGGGCCACCACAGCTCGACCGCCGTGAAGCCTGCCGCGGCGGCGGCCGCGGGACGCTCCAGGAGCGGGAGTTCCGTGAAGAGGATCGACAGGTTGACGTTGAAGCGCTGGTCTGCGAATCCCATCGGGGGCCGCGCTCCCTTCCGTGCTTGAGATTCCATATTGCGGAAGTTTGTTTCTGCGTAATGGAAGATTGCCGCCGTGTGTCGGTGCTTGTCAAGAGGGGTCTGTCGTCGGCCGCCCGAAAAGCGCCGCCGGGCGTTAGGTTGTGCGCGTGCGATTGAGAGTGGAGTTCACGACCGAGCCCTTCGACCTGGACGAGGCGCCCGCGCACGCCCTGGCGGCGCGGGAGGTCATCGAGACGGCCGAGCTGGACGCCGTCGACGTCGGCCCGTTCGGCAACACCGCGGAGGGCGGTGCGGACCGGGTCCTCACGGCCGTGGACGCGCTGCTGCGCAGGAGCCTCAAGGCCGGCGCCACCCGGATCTCGCTCCAGGTCAACGTGATCGACGACGGTTTCGGGGAGGCCGGTAGATGACCGGCGAGGAGCCCTTCATCGCGGCCGTGAAGCCGCTGGTCGACGCGATGGGCGCGGAGCTGCTCCCGCCCGACGAGGCCGGCCCCGAGGATGTCGTGCTGGCCTGGGAGGGGGTCGACGTCGTCGCTGTACGCCTGCCCCAGCTCGCCGACTCCCTCGACCACATCCTGGCGGCCATGGAGCGTCGTCGGGGTCGGCCGCTGGCCGATCTGGACCGCAGGGCCAAGCAGGAACTCGTACGCACCCTGGAGGCGCGCGGTGCCTTCGCGGTGCGCCATGGCGTGGAGACCGTCGCCGGCGCGCTCGGCGTCAGCCGCTTCACCGTCTACAACTACCTGAACCGGGAGAAGGGCACTTAGCGCTCTGCCGGGGGGTGGGGTGCGCTTCGTCAGGGGCGGGGTGCGCCTCGCCGGGGGGGTGCGGGGTGCGGCCCCCCGGCCTCGATGGCGCCGTGATCGCCCGACGGCGGTCCGTGCCCCCGCGGGTGGGCATCCGGCCGTCCGCGAGGCGCTCCGCTTGTTACGCGGATTTTTCAACAAAGTGTTGACGTGGCGTTTCCGGGGGCGTTAGCTATCGGCAGCCCGTTCAGCACGAAGGCCGTTTCCGGCCACGGAGGCTCCCGTGACGACGACTTCCACGCCCCCGGGCCTGGCCCGGTTCAATCACCTGGAGGAGCGCGAGGCCCTCGCCGCCCTCCATGAGGCGTGCGCCTCCACCGAGTGGGCCCGGCGCCTCGCCGCCGGCCGCCCCTACGCCACCACCGACGCCCTGTACGCCGCCAGTGACGCCGCCATGGCAGAGCTGACCACGGCGGACCTGGAAGAGGCGATGGCGGGGCACCCGCCGATCGGCCGTCCCAAGCCCGGTGACCCCACCTCCGCGCGGGAGCAGGCCGGCATGGCCGGTGCCGCCGAGGGGCTCAAGGCGGAGATGCTCGAGCTCAACCTGGCCTACCAGGAGAAGTTCGGTCATGTCTTCCTCATCTGTGCCACCGGCCGGACCGGCGAGCAGATGCGTGACGCGGTCAAGGAGCGGATCGGGAACGCGCCGGAGCAGGAGCGGGAGATCGTCCGCACCGAGCTGGGCAAGATCAACCGTATCCGCCTGGCCCGACTCGTCGAAGAGGACGCCTGACACCATGAGCACCAGTACCACCGCCTCCGTGTCCACGCACATCCTGGACACCTCGATCGGCCGCCCCGCCGAGGGCGTCGCCGTCCAGCTCGCCGCCCGCTCCGGTCGGACGGCGGACTGGCAGTCGCTCGGCGGCTCCGCGACCGACGCGGACGGGAGGTGCAAGGACCTGCCGGCGCTGCCGGAGGGGACCACCCACGTACGGCTCGACTTCGCGGTGGAGCCGTACTTCGAAGAAGAATCTGCGAACAAGCAAGCCGATGCGCAGCAGGACGCCCCCGCGACTCGGGACAGCGGACCTGGCGTGTTCTTCCCGGAGGTGGCGATCACGTTCGCCGTCGTACCGGGCGAGCACTACCACGTACCGCTGCTGCTCAACCCGTTCGGCTACTCCGTTTACCGAGGGAGCTAGCTAATGCCCACCATTCTGGGACAGAACCAGTACGGCAAGGCCGAGAACCGAGTCGT
This region includes:
- a CDS encoding 2-hydroxy-3-oxopropionate reductase, whose product is MSNLPKIAWIGLGIMGSPMSENLIKAGYDVTGFTLEQDKLDRLAAAGGAAAPSIAEAVRDADVIITMVPASPHVEAISYGPEGILENARQGALLIDMSSITPQTSVDLAAAAKDKGIRVLDAPVSGGEAGAIEAVLSIMVGGEQADFDIAKPIFEALGKTIVLCGPHGSGQTVKAANQLIVAVNIQACAEAVVFLEKSGVNLVAALDVLNGGLAGSTVLTRKKDNFLNRDFKPGFRIDLHHKDMGIVTDAARNVGAALPVGAVVAQLVASLRAQGDGGLDHSALLRAVERLSGAQV
- the gcl gene encoding glyoxylate carboligase, yielding MARMTAARAAVEILKLEGVTDAFGVPGAAINPFYKALKEGGGISHTLARHVEGASHMAEGYTRTKPGNIGVCIGTSGPAGTDMITGLYSAIGDSIPILCITGQAPTNVIHKEDFQAVDIASIAKPVTKMAVTVLEAAQVPGVFQQAFHLMRSGRPGPVLIDLPIDVQLTEIEFDPETYEPLSVYKPSATRAQIEKAISFLLASERPVIVAGGGIIGADASELLVEFAELTQTPVIPTLMGWGALADDHELNAGMVGVQTSHRYGNANFLESDFVLGIGNRWANRHTGYKLDVYRGERKFVHVDIEPTQIGKIFPPDYGVVSDAKVALELFIEVAKELKAAGRLPDRADWVASTQERKASLLRRTHFDNVPMKPQRVYEEMNKAFGPDTRYVTTIGLSQIAGAQMLHVYKPRHWINCGQAGPLGWTIPAAIGVAKADPESPVVALSGDYDFQFLIEELAVAAQHRIPYVHVLVNNAYLGLIRQAQIGLDINFQVNLEFENINAPELGVYGVDHVKVAEGLGCKAIRVTEPGQLGAAFEQAKKLAAEYRVPVVVEAILERITNISMSRTMDISDISEFEDLATEPGHAPTSIKPLKV
- the uraD gene encoding 2-oxo-4-hydroxy-4-carboxy-5-ureidoimidazoline decarboxylase, which encodes MTTTSTPPGLARFNHLEEREALAALHEACASTEWARRLAAGRPYATTDALYAASDAAMAELTTADLEEAMAGHPPIGRPKPGDPTSAREQAGMAGAAEGLKAEMLELNLAYQEKFGHVFLICATGRTGEQMRDAVKERIGNAPEQEREIVRTELGKINRIRLARLVEEDA
- a CDS encoding catalase — translated: MSKRVLTTESGAPVADNQNSASAGVGGPLLLQDQHLLEKLARFNRERIPERVVHARGSGAYGHFEVTDDVTGYTHAGFLSEIGKRTEVFLRFSTVADSLGGADAVRDPRGFAVKFYTEEGNYDLVGNNTPVFFIKDPIKFPDFIHSQKRDPFTGKQEPDNVWDFWAHAPEATHQVTWLMGDRGIPASYRHMNGYGSHTYQWTNAQGEAFFVKYHFKTNQGIRCLSSDQAAEQAGKDPNSHQTDLLQAIERGVHPSWTLYVQIMPAAEAADYRFNPFDLTKVWPHKDYPLQRVGRLVLDRNPDNVFAEVEQAAFSPNNFVPGIGPSPDKMLQGRLFAYADAHRYRLGVNHTQLAVNAPKAVPGGAQNYGRDGFMAANGQGRGAKNYEPNSYDGPAETGRPLSAPLAVSGHTGTHEAPLHTKDDAFFQAGELYRLMSQEEKSRLVANIAGGLSQVSRDDVIEKNLAHFHAADPEYGKRVEEAVRALRED
- a CDS encoding helix-turn-helix domain-containing protein, translated to MTGEEPFIAAVKPLVDAMGAELLPPDEAGPEDVVLAWEGVDVVAVRLPQLADSLDHILAAMERRRGRPLADLDRRAKQELVRTLEARGAFAVRHGVETVAGALGVSRFTVYNYLNREKGT
- a CDS encoding TIM barrel protein, whose amino-acid sequence is MGFADQRFNVNLSILFTELPLLERPAAAAAAGFTAVELWWPWVDSPTPEQSELDALKKAIEDAGVRLTGLNFYAGQLPGPDRGALSVPGEESERFRANIDVAADFAASLGCTALNALYGNRVEGVDPAEQDALALQNLVLAARAADRIGAILLVEALNEPESPLYPLVSAPAAIGIVDKVNEATGLGNAKFLMDLYHLSMNGEDLPSVIEQYAAKTGHVQIADNPGRGAPGTGSLPLAELLDQLGKAGYDGWVGLEYKAGDRPSAESFEWLPREVRAAR
- the uraH gene encoding hydroxyisourate hydrolase, with amino-acid sequence MSTSTTASVSTHILDTSIGRPAEGVAVQLAARSGRTADWQSLGGSATDADGRCKDLPALPEGTTHVRLDFAVEPYFEEESANKQADAQQDAPATRDSGPGVFFPEVAITFAVVPGEHYHVPLLLNPFGYSVYRGS